The following are from one region of the Lacinutrix sp. Bg11-31 genome:
- a CDS encoding peptidylprolyl isomerase — protein sequence MKYFLKFSLLTLLILSFFKCKQPTDTLKIKEEKRKKIEIITNYGSMVFELYNSTPLHRDNIVNLANNKAYDSLLFHRIINEFMIQTGDPESKNAQPKDTLGNGDAPYLVNAEFRKELFHKKGALAAAREDNPKKSSSAMHFYIVQGKKFNDSLLSLAENRINKKKARAYFKNDIRKKPLIDSIQYASDHYDVLKERYNLLMDSILSIANNDKNFKSYIIPEKQREVYKSIGGTPHLDQDYTVFGQLIKGMNVLDSIASVPTNDLARPLKDVRIQSIKVIN from the coding sequence ATGAAATACTTCCTTAAATTTTCTCTCCTAACATTACTTATTCTTTCATTCTTTAAATGCAAGCAGCCAACAGATACATTAAAAATTAAAGAAGAAAAACGTAAGAAAATTGAAATAATAACAAATTACGGATCGATGGTTTTCGAACTTTACAATAGCACACCATTGCATCGAGATAACATCGTTAATCTTGCAAATAACAAAGCTTACGACAGTTTACTTTTTCATAGAATTATAAATGAATTTATGATCCAGACTGGAGACCCAGAAAGTAAAAATGCGCAACCAAAAGACACACTCGGAAATGGAGATGCTCCATATTTGGTAAATGCAGAATTCCGTAAAGAATTATTTCACAAAAAAGGAGCACTCGCTGCTGCTAGAGAAGATAATCCTAAAAAGTCTTCAAGCGCTATGCACTTTTATATTGTGCAAGGAAAAAAATTTAATGATAGCCTTTTAAGTCTAGCTGAAAACCGTATCAATAAAAAAAAGGCTAGAGCATATTTTAAAAATGATATTAGAAAAAAGCCTTTAATTGATTCTATACAATATGCAAGTGACCATTACGATGTATTAAAGGAACGTTACAATTTATTAATGGATAGCATCTTGAGTATTGCTAATAATGACAAAAATTTTAAATCCTATATTATTCCAGAAAAGCAACGTGAAGTCTACAAATCTATTGGAGGCACACCGCATTTAGATCAAGATTACACCGTTTTTGGTCAGTTAATAAAAGGAATGAACGTATTAGATTCAATAGCAAGTGTTCCTACAAATGATTTAGCTAGGCCCTTAAAAGATGTGAGAATACAATCGATAAAGGTCATAAATTAA